The Pagrus major chromosome 17, Pma_NU_1.0 genome includes a region encoding these proteins:
- the dnajc28 gene encoding dnaJ homolog subfamily C member 28 — protein sequence MSCTFQLLVSRTDFCHGRFLLVLSRQSLLLRTLSSGPQLSRSLQESYRLLQLPDEGHSSPVQVKEAYLRLAKLYHPDSGAPTSDAVLFARVEEAYRAVLAHQSKTKQPDGGKEVDDEESRGTALAHRQYLSYEGVGSGTPSQRERQYRQVRVDRASEQVLNYRQREHERAAAAEGALVERDMRQRSRKIKITQAVERLVEDLIQESMARGDFRNLSGAGKPLNKFEHNPYADPMTHNLNRILIDNGYQPPWVVTHRDIRETTAHIRKRLLEGRARLSDPMSPKESSQWEQLCASVEEELVKLNKMVDNYNLVVPMLKMQMVHFSLSREIERAVKGAHQRRLEQQREREKERERRKEDKKRANALTKTKNTKQGLMSWMKSLRWLKL from the coding sequence ATGAGTTGCACTTTCCAACTCCTGGTTTCCCGCACCGACTTCTGCCATGGCCGTTTTCTGCTGGTCTTGTCTCGACAGTCCCTGTTGCTCAGAACGCTCAGCTCCGGTCCCCAGCTCAGTCGCAGCCTGCAAGAGAGCTACAGGCTTCTCCAACTTCCTGACGAGGGACACAGCAGTCCCGTGCAGGTGAAAGAGGCTTACTTGCGCCTAGCCAAGCTCTACCACCCGGACTCTGGGGCTCCGACTTCAGATGCAGTGCTGTTTGCTCGGGTTGAGGAGGCCTACCGGGCTGTGCTGGCACATCAGAGCAAGACCAAGCAACCTGATGGAGGGAAGGAAGTGGATGATGAGGAGTCCAGAGGTACAGCACTTGCACACAGACAGTACCTCAGTTATGAAGGTGTGGGTTCAGGTACGCCCAGCCAGCGTGAGCGTCAGTACCGGCAGGTTCGAGTTGACCGGGCGTCTGAGCAGGTTTTGAACTACCGGCAGAGGGAGCACGAGagggcagctgctgcagaggggGCGCTGGTGGAACGGGACATGCGTCAGCGCAGCCGAAAGATCAAAATCACCCAGGCTGTGGAGCGGCTTGTGGAGGACCTGATCCAGGAGTCCATGGCCCGGGGAGACTTCAGGAACCTGAGTGGAGCTGGAAAGCCTCTTAATAAGTTTGAGCACAATCCATATGCTGATCCTATGACCCACAACCTCAACCGCATCCTCATAGACAATGGTTACCAGCCACCGTGGGTCGTCACACACCGCGACATCCGAGAGACCACAGCTCATATCCGAAAGCGGTTATTGGAGGGGAGGGCCAGACTCAGTGACCCCATGAGCCCGAAAGAGAGCAGCCAATGGGAGCAGCTGTGTGCATCTGTAGAGGAGGAGCTGGTGAAACTCAACAAGATGGTGGACAATTACAACCTGGTTGTGCCGATGCTCAAAATGCAAATGGTTCACTTCAGTTTGTCACGAGAGATTGAGCGTGCTGTGAAAGGAGCCCACCAACGCAGactggagcagcagagagagagagagaaggaaagagagaggcggaaggaagacaaaaaaagagccAACGCACTAACTAAGacaaaaaataccaaacaagGCCTGATGTCTTGGATGAAGAGTTTGCGCTGGTTGAAACTCTAA